In Phragmites australis chromosome 17, lpPhrAust1.1, whole genome shotgun sequence, the following are encoded in one genomic region:
- the LOC133896595 gene encoding thermospermine synthase ACAULIS5-like, giving the protein MVGAMPPEALPREVSGNGYNAKHLQRQLPAPRAEAECKWYEEEIDDDLKLCYALNSVLHRGTSKYQEIALLDTKHFGKALIIDGKMQSTELDEFIYHESLIHPPLLFHPNPKTVFIMGGGEGSAAREVLRHKTVHCVVMCDIDQEVVDFCRTYLTVNREAFDSDKLCLIINDARAELEKSSKKFDVIVGDLADPVEGGPCYQLYTKSFYEHIVKPKLNDHGIFVTQAGPAGVLTHKEVFSSIYNTLRHVFKYVQAYTSHVPSFADTWGWVMASDHPFDLTAQQINERIKDRIEGELVYLSGESLISSTTLNKSVHQSLLNETHVYTEDDARFIYGHGRACCA; this is encoded by the exons ATGGTAGGAGCCATGCCCCCTGAGGCTCTGCCCCGCGAGGTGAGCGGCAACGGCTACAACGCCAAGCACCTGCAGCGGCAGCTGCCGGCGCCGCGCGCCGAGGCCGAGTGCAAGTGGTACGAGGAGGAGATCGACGACGACCTCAAGCTCTGCTACGCTCTCAACAG TGTGCTGCACCGGGGGACGAGCAAGTACCAGGAGATCGCGCTCCTTGACACGAAGCATTTTGGGAAG GCTTTGATAATCGATGGGAAGATGCAGAGCAcggaattggatgagttcatcTACCACGAGTCCTTGATACACCCGCCTCTGCTCTTCCATCCAAA CCCGAAGACCGTGTTCATCATGGGAGGTGGTGAGGGCTCTGCAGCGAGGGAAGTCCTGCGACACAAGACCGTTCACTGCGTGGTCATGTGCGACATAGACCAG GAGGTTGTGGACTTCTGCCGAACGTACTTGACGGTGAACCGCGAAGCGTTCGACAGCGATAAGCTCTGCCTCATCATCAACGACGCCAG GGCTGAGTTGGAGAAGAGCAGTAAGAAGTTTGACGTGATAGTTGGAGACCTGGCAGATCCAGTGGAAGGAGGCCCCTGCTATCAGCTGTACACCAAATCGTTCTATGAGCATATCGTCAAGCCCAAGCTTAATGACCACGGCATCTTTGTCACCCAG GCTGGCCCTGCCGGTGTTCTTACTCACAAGGAGGTCTTCTCATCGATTTACAACACCCTTAGGCATGTCTTCAAAT ATGTTCAAGCTTACACTTCTCATGTTCCATCGTTTGCAGACACCTGGGGCTGGGTCATG GCCTCGGACCATCCATTCGATCTCACTGCCCAGCAGATCAATGAAAGGATCAAAGACAGGATAGAGGGAGAGCTTGTCTACCTGAGCGGGGAGTCCCTCATTTCCTCTACCACACTGAACAAAAGCGTTCATCAGTC CCTGTTGAATGAGACCCATGTGTACACCGAAGACGATGCCAGGTTCATCTACGGGCATGGAAGGGCGTGCTGCGCTTGA
- the LOC133896977 gene encoding uncharacterized mitochondrial protein AtMg00810-like, giving the protein MDILQRVSMAECHSRTTPVDTRAKLFARDGEPVADPIEYRSLAGALQYLILTRPDIAYASHQVCLFMHDPREPHLTLIKHILRYLKGTIDVGLHIGTSPVISIMAYSDADWVGCPDFRHSTSSYCVYLGDNLVSGSSKRQTTVSRSSAEVEYHDVIHVVAECC; this is encoded by the coding sequence ATGGATATTCTCCAGCGTGTTAGCATGGCCGAGTGCCACTCAAGGACAACACCCGTGGACACTCGTGCCAAGCTCTTCGCTCGCGATGGCGAACCTGTTGCTGACCCAATAGAGTACAGGAGCCTAGCGGGTGCTCTCCAGTACCTGATCCTCACCCGTCCCGACATCGCCTACGCTTCGCACCAGGTGTGTCTCTTTATGCATGATCCGCGCGAACCGCACCTCACCCTGATCAAACACATTCTAAGATACCTGAAGGGCACCATCGATGTCGGCCTCCACATTGGGACCTCTCCCGTCATCTCCATCATGGCATACTCTGATGCTGACTGGGTGGGGTGTCCTGACTTCAGGCACTCTACATCTAGCTATTGTGTCTATCTCGGTGACAACCTTGTGTCCGGGTCATCCAAGCGCCAGACCACGGTTTCCCGATCCAGTGCCGAAGTCGAGTATCATGATGTCATCCACGTCGTCGCCGAATGTTGCTAG